The stretch of DNA TTATCTTTCATCGCAAGGCCATTCTTCATGCTATGGATAGCTCTTCACGAACCGATGAGCAGGCGTTTTGCAGGTCATATTGAACATGTCATCGCAATATCGAAAAATGTCCAGAAAAGGATCAAGAAGTATTATGGGCGGGATTCGATGGTTGTGTATCCTGCCATTGATATATCAAAATACAGATTCGAAAAGTATGGAGATTTCTGGCTTTCTGTTAACAGGCTCTACCCTGAAAAACGCATCGAATTGCAGATCAATGCATTCAGGCAAATGACCGACGAGAAACTGGTTATCGTTGGAGGTTATGCTAAAGGAGACCATGCATCGAAATACGCATCCTGGATAATCAGGGACCTGCCGCCGAATGTGGAATTACTGGGGAGCGTCACCGAAAAGGAATTGATCGATTTATATGCGACCTGCAGAGGGCACATCACCACCGCAATCGATGAAGATTTCGGAATGACCCCTGTAGAAGCGATGGCCTCGGGAAAAGCTACTGTTGCTGTCAATGAGGGCGGTTATCTTGAGACGGTGATCGATGGTTCAACCGGGATACTTGTTGCTGCTGATGAGAAAGCCATCATTAATGCTGTTAAAATAGTTTCAAAAAGCCCGGAAAAGTATCAAACGGATTGCAAAAACAGGGCAAAAGAGTTTGATACGAATGAATTTATTAAAAGGATGTCTGCTATTATGCAGTCATTTCAAAAAAATATTGCATAGAAACATGGAATCGCTGAATATCGGGATCATAACGTATCATCTGGATAAAGGCAATGGAATCGACTCTGCGGTGGTCAGGTTTGCAGAGGGGCTTTCAAAAAGGAATAATGTAACGCTGATAGCATCAAGGAACAATTTCGAAACAGACGTTCCCTTCTTACAAATAAACCAGGATAATTCAAAAATCCCCGGTGCCCACAAAATATTGAATAAAATGGATCTCGATGTTTTGTCGTCTCATTTTGTCCCTTCAAATTTCATTGCTTCCAGAACGAAATTTTTCCATGTGATGCATGATGCTGGATTGCCTGATTTTTATTTAATGAATGGTCTGAGGGAAAGACTGTTTTGGCTAAAGAGTCACCTTTTGAATTCTCTCTCATTGAAAAGAGTAGATATAGTATTTTCAATTTCGGAATATTTGAAACGAGAACTCATTCGAAGATATAAGTATAAAGGAGAGGTGCATGTTCTCCCCTACGGGCTGAACGTTCCAGGACCGCAAAGAAAGATCGATGGTAACTTTATCCTGTACGTGGGGAGGCATATGAGATATAAAAATATCCACACCCTCTTTAAAATATTCGATGCTTTTTCAAAGGATCACCCTGATGTCTATCTCTATACGATCGGGATACAGCCGGATCCAGATTATTATGAGGAACTCCTCTGCTTATCAAAAAATAAAAAAATAAAAATGATGGGCTATGTGGAAAACGTGTATGATTATATTTATACCTGCAGAGCGTATGTAAATGCATCTCTCTGGGAAGGACAGGACCTCCCGGTGATCGAATCACAAATGCTGGGAAGGCCCGCAATAACTTATAATAACTGCAGCCATCCGGAGACCAATTTTTCCGGATACCTGGCAAAAAATGAGAATCATTTCGCAGAACTCATCGCCAGTGCACTGGATACAAAAGTAGATCCGCGTCCTGTTATAGAGAAATTTTCTATGGATAGCATGGTCAATAATTTTGAAAAGCTCATTTCCAGGAAATTGAACGAAGGTGTTAAGGAATAATAAAGTATCAAATTATAAAGCTAAAACCGCAGATAAAGGTCCAGAGTCACGGACCTCCCGCGCCTCTGGAGGACGTCAAATGTCACGTCAGTTGACGCCGTGCACACGTATGCCAGCGTACGGCATACGTGGACGCGTCCTCATGGGCCGCAACCCTTGACTTATGGCTCCGCCATACATGGATATCGCTGCGCGATACCCGCAAGGCATAGGTGTTGTGTGGGAGTCCGGAACCGTCAGGTTTCGATGCAGAACCCGCAGGGCATGATGAACGCAGATATATTGAAGTTTTGGAAGAGCCAATTTAGCTATGTTATTTCCCAAGGATACACAAATTGACATTTACTACCAATATCTGGAACTACAGACATCTCATCAAAAAAATCGCTATAAGTGATTTCAAACTCAGGTACAAGAATTCAGTCCTGGGGTTTTTCTGGTCGCTGCTTGAGCCATTGCTGATGCTGCTCGTTCTCTACGTGGTCTTCACGAACTTCATGAGGGTCACGATAGAGCACTACCAGCTTTTCCTGCTGATGGGCATTATTTCCTGGAACATGCTAAGCAGAGGAACAACCATGAGCCTGAACAGCATCCTGGGCAAGCCGAGCCTTGTGAAAAAGGTGTATTTCCCGCGAGAAGTGCTGGTGATCAGCTCAAGCATCACCGCGCTTTTGATGACTTTACTGGAATTCATCGTGTTCGGGATATTCATGGCAGTTTTCGCAGTTATCCCGGGTACAACATTGATTTACTTCCCTGCCATTCTTTTTGTTGAATTCCTGCTCGTCCTGGGTCTATCCTTCGGCCTTGCCGCACTGAACGTATTTTATCGCGACATCCAATATATATGGGCGGTTATCCTGCAGGCAGGGTTCTTTGCGGCCCCGATCATATACCCCCTTTCCGTGATTCCTGAGAAATATGCATTGATCATCAAGCTGAATCCCATGACAAGCATTATCGATATGCTGAGGGGAAGTGTGATATATTCAACATGGCCGGCTCCCGGGGATGCGATGTTCGTCGTAGCATCGGCTATTTTTATACTTGCCCTTGGCTATTTTATTTTCTTGAAGCTTGAATCCAGGTTCGCGGAGGAGCTATGACGACTGAGGACGCGATAATCGTCTCCGAGCTCTCCAAGGTGTTCAGGCTCCCCCATGAAAAGAGAAATACCCTTTTTGAATCACTTACCGGTATTCTCAAAGGCCGCAAAGGATACGAGGACTTCATAGCGCTGCGGAACATTAATTTCACGGTAAAGAAAGGTGAAGCCGTGGGCATCATAGGGGAGAACGGCAGCGGAAAGAGCACGCTCCTCAAGATCATCGCCAACATCCTTCGCCCGAGCAGCGGGTCAGTCGAAATTAACGGCAAGATCACCCCATTCCTTGAACTGGGCGTGGGATTCCAGCCCGACCTTACTGCAAAAGAAAATATATACATATACGGCGCGATCATGGGTTTATCCGACCGGGAGATCGATGCCAGGCTCGCAGAGATACTTGAGTTCTCAGAGCTCAAGCAATTCCAGGACGCAAAATTGAAGAACCTTTCCTCTGGCATGCAGGTCAGGCTCGCTTTCGCGACCGCGGTCCAGACCGATCCAGAGATACTGCTTATGGACGAGGTGCTGGCGGTTGGGGATATGGAGTTCCAGCAGAAGTGCATGGATGTTTTCCAGCAGTATATTAAAGAGCGGAAAACCATCGTGTTCGTGTCGCATGACCTGAATTCCATAAGGAGATTCTGCGGCAGGGCTCTGCTTTTAAAACACGGTGAGCAAATAGCATTTGGGGAGACAAATGAGATAATCGATAAATATGTATACAGTGTTGGAGACTTTGAAATCAAGAAAGCTGATGGAGTTGAACCCTGGAAAGAAGACTTAACCGGACTGAAAGAAAAGATAGCAGAAATACGGGGCGCAAGATTCATAGATAAGAACGGCAAGCCGAGTAAAACATTTAAATCAGGAGATCCCCTGACAATTGAGATCACATATTACTCCTATATTGAGCTGAAGGAACCTCTTGTGGGTATCGGGATATTTGATGAAAAGGGGAACCATTGTTACGGAACGAGCAGTTATACCAATCCATATACTATCAAGAAAAAAATTGGAGAGGTCAGGATATCCCTGCATTTAAAGCAGATCCCTTTTTTGAACGGGCGGTATTTCATACAGGTAGCACTTGCCGAAAAGGTACCTCACAAGATATACAAATATTTAGATTTCCATGATAAGACCTATACCTTCAACGTAATTAACGGGACAGAGGACATAGGCACGTATTACATCAATTATGAGTGGGAAGAAGACGGAGGAAAATAGTATTAAAATAGTGTTCATAAACCCGAATACCCGATATCTGGGCGGCCTCTTCACGGTATATCCTCCCATGGGTTTGCTTTATATCTCATCGATCTTGTTGGAAAATAAATACAATGTTTCAATCATCGATGCTGATATCGATGACCTATCACTGGAAGACATCAAAGAAAAACTCAGAATCGAGCGGCCTCAAATCGTCGGGATAACGATGAACACGTTCCAGACAAAATCCACTTTTGAAACTGCAAAGGCTGTTAAAGATGTCAATCCAGAGATAATAGTTGTCGTGGGCGGCCCCCATCCAACGATAGTTGAAAAAGAGGTGCTTGAAGCCTGCGGATCGATTGACGTATCGGTTATGGGCGAAGGTGAATTCACGATGCTTGAACTGGCCAAGAGAATCGAAAATGGGGGAAATCTTGGCGAAGTAGACGGCATCTGTTATCGAGATGATGGCATCATAAAAATGACAGCTCCGAGGAAATTCATAGAAGATCTGGATACGCTACCGCTACCTGCAATTGAGCTGGTCCAACCGATTGAACGATACCGAGGTCCTTTTCCTACGGGTGCCAGACCCTCAATACAGGTGATGGCTTCACGGGGGTGCCCTTTTAAATGCACCTTTTGCAGTAATCCTGTATGGGGAAAAAAGGTTAGATTTAGAAGCCCCGAATCAATATTGAGTGAAGTAGAACATCTATATAAAGATTTTGGTATTAAAGAGATCTTTTTTCAGGATGATACTTTCAATCTAAATGGAGAATGGTTCGAAAAAATATGCAATGGAATTATAGACAGAGGTTTGAATGATAAAATTATTTTTAAAACGCCTTTCAGAGTAAATAAAAACCATGTCGATGTGGATCTACTGAATTTAGCTAAAAAAGCAGGGTTCTGGATGATATTCTATGGAGTAGAAAGCGGGAACCAGAAAATACTGAACATCACACGGAAAGGCACAACTCTGGAAGAAATAGAAAGGGCATTCAAACTAACACGGAAGGCAGGAATAAAAACATACGGCTCATTTATGATAGGGAATATCGATGAAACCCCCGAAACCATTAAAGATGCTATTGAATTTGCAAAGAAAATTGATCCTGA from Candidatus Methanoperedens sp. encodes:
- a CDS encoding glycosyltransferase, with amino-acid sequence MKIAIFHDYIGAIGGGEKLILTLARGLDADVITTDVDGDSVRKMGFEDVNIISVGRMIQLAPIKQIHASLRFALCDFSDRYDFFIFSGNWAHFAARKHKPNMWYCFTPTRIFYDLHDDFMGRLSFIARPFFMLWIALHEPMSRRFAGHIEHVIAISKNVQKRIKKYYGRDSMVVYPAIDISKYRFEKYGDFWLSVNRLYPEKRIELQINAFRQMTDEKLVIVGGYAKGDHASKYASWIIRDLPPNVELLGSVTEKELIDLYATCRGHITTAIDEDFGMTPVEAMASGKATVAVNEGGYLETVIDGSTGILVAADEKAIINAVKIVSKSPEKYQTDCKNRAKEFDTNEFIKRMSAIMQSFQKNIA
- a CDS encoding ABC transporter permease: MTFTTNIWNYRHLIKKIAISDFKLRYKNSVLGFFWSLLEPLLMLLVLYVVFTNFMRVTIEHYQLFLLMGIISWNMLSRGTTMSLNSILGKPSLVKKVYFPREVLVISSSITALLMTLLEFIVFGIFMAVFAVIPGTTLIYFPAILFVEFLLVLGLSFGLAALNVFYRDIQYIWAVILQAGFFAAPIIYPLSVIPEKYALIIKLNPMTSIIDMLRGSVIYSTWPAPGDAMFVVASAIFILALGYFIFLKLESRFAEEL
- a CDS encoding radical SAM protein, with product MSGKKTEENSIKIVFINPNTRYLGGLFTVYPPMGLLYISSILLENKYNVSIIDADIDDLSLEDIKEKLRIERPQIVGITMNTFQTKSTFETAKAVKDVNPEIIVVVGGPHPTIVEKEVLEACGSIDVSVMGEGEFTMLELAKRIENGGNLGEVDGICYRDDGIIKMTAPRKFIEDLDTLPLPAIELVQPIERYRGPFPTGARPSIQVMASRGCPFKCTFCSNPVWGKKVRFRSPESILSEVEHLYKDFGIKEIFFQDDTFNLNGEWFEKICNGIIDRGLNDKIIFKTPFRVNKNHVDVDLLNLAKKAGFWMIFYGVESGNQKILNITRKGTTLEEIERAFKLTRKAGIKTYGSFMIGNIDETPETIKDAIEFAKKIDPDYYGFAIATPYPGSEFYETAKSRGYLLITDFTKYDFRKCILRTEHLKETDVEKFYSFAPLAVKKYKRSLTRKIKRFIELFPEIGLKRAVWEIQDTGIEDIDHLPVHKDDVNLATVTNNVNVGVNDTGVLGKGWHQAEYQPQPNNEI
- a CDS encoding glycosyltransferase family 4 protein, which produces MESLNIGIITYHLDKGNGIDSAVVRFAEGLSKRNNVTLIASRNNFETDVPFLQINQDNSKIPGAHKILNKMDLDVLSSHFVPSNFIASRTKFFHVMHDAGLPDFYLMNGLRERLFWLKSHLLNSLSLKRVDIVFSISEYLKRELIRRYKYKGEVHVLPYGLNVPGPQRKIDGNFILYVGRHMRYKNIHTLFKIFDAFSKDHPDVYLYTIGIQPDPDYYEELLCLSKNKKIKMMGYVENVYDYIYTCRAYVNASLWEGQDLPVIESQMLGRPAITYNNCSHPETNFSGYLAKNENHFAELIASALDTKVDPRPVIEKFSMDSMVNNFEKLISRKLNEGVKE
- a CDS encoding ABC transporter ATP-binding protein; translated protein: MTTEDAIIVSELSKVFRLPHEKRNTLFESLTGILKGRKGYEDFIALRNINFTVKKGEAVGIIGENGSGKSTLLKIIANILRPSSGSVEINGKITPFLELGVGFQPDLTAKENIYIYGAIMGLSDREIDARLAEILEFSELKQFQDAKLKNLSSGMQVRLAFATAVQTDPEILLMDEVLAVGDMEFQQKCMDVFQQYIKERKTIVFVSHDLNSIRRFCGRALLLKHGEQIAFGETNEIIDKYVYSVGDFEIKKADGVEPWKEDLTGLKEKIAEIRGARFIDKNGKPSKTFKSGDPLTIEITYYSYIELKEPLVGIGIFDEKGNHCYGTSSYTNPYTIKKKIGEVRISLHLKQIPFLNGRYFIQVALAEKVPHKIYKYLDFHDKTYTFNVINGTEDIGTYYINYEWEEDGGK